In Toxoplasma gondii ME49 chromosome X, whole genome shotgun sequence, a single genomic region encodes these proteins:
- the SRS40D gene encoding SAG-related sequence SRS40D (encoded by transcript TGME49_224770~Gene product name based on ToxoDB Community Expert Annotation.~Signal peptide predicted by SignalP 2.0 HMM (probability 0.929) with cleavage site probability 0.430 at residue 39), whose product MARSASMRQRLGGLGSKACKMMAVCMGGVLLLSTGNTAAEYLREGLQQRILDEVHTADENPHLAIDGRTAKCEFKNGSASGGSTGSLTLSQNDLTAALECVGESVASIPTELTNKVCQPKQDATRVSECTFNGTASEGTAVALKDILGVTADVQWTEEQSSAKGAGKRRWTLELKEDDLPLTPKSFLVGCLRQKSNRSGGDAKACKLTVNVEARASSVGGDNVVTCAYGKDSNQQPLKVEMSPEKNTLTIKCGSEGSLIPTSYATEYCDPHGEEGKCTPKNFKDIFPMFAESWWKKADEKGTATLTIPETGFPESEHQFRIGCALKESSGSSSVEKDSGQTQGPQVDVKTSSCNVVVTVKLGSSASSSGRVVGTLVGAAAMVGLLGASV is encoded by the coding sequence ATGGCGAGATCCGCGAGCATGCGACAACGGCTTGGCGGGTTGGGGTCCAAGGCCTGCAAGATGATGGCAGTTTGCATGGGTGGAGTTTTGCTGCTTTCTACCGGAAACACTGCAGCTGAGTATTTGCGTGAAGGACTCCAGCAAAGAATATTGGACGAAGTACACACAGCGGACGAGAATCCGCATCTGGCAATAGATGGCAGAACCGCCAAGTGTGAGTTCAAAAACGGTAGCGCGTCTGGCGGAAGCACTGGCTCCTTGACGTTGTCCCAAAATGATCTCACCGCTGCCTTGGAATGTGTCGGGGAGAGTGTGGCATCAATACCGACAGAACTGACGAACAAAGTGTGTCAGCCAAAGCAGGATGCTACAAGAGTATCCGAGTGCACGTTTAACGGTACCGCCTCAGAAGGCACGGCGGTCGCGTTGAAAGACATCCTTGGAGTTACAGCTGACGTTCAGTGGACAGAGGAGCAATCGTCAGCGAAAGGGGCCGGCAAACGAAGATGGACACTGGAACTGAAGGAAGACGACCTTCCCTTGACTCCGAAATCTTTTCTTGTCGGTTGTCTTCGCCAAAAGTCAAATCGCAGTGGTGGCGATGCCAAGGCGTGCAAACTCACAGTGAATGTGGAGGCCAGAGCTTCTTCCGTTGGAGGTGACAATGTTGTCACCTGCGCATACGGCAAGGACAGCAACCAGCAGCCCCTGAAGGTGGAAATGTCACCAGAGAAGAACACTCTGACTATAAAGTGCGGCTCCGAGGGTTCTCTCATTCCTACAAGCTATGCAACCGAGTACTGTGATCCccacggagaagagggcaaATGCACGCCGAAGAATTTCAAAGATATTTTCCCTATGTTTGCGGAGAGCTggtggaagaaggcggaCGAGAAGGGGACCGCTACTTTGACTATTCCGGAGACAGGTTTTCCGGAATCGGAACATCAATTCCGTATCGGGTGCGCTCTGAAGGAATCGTCTGGGAGTTCTTCAGTTGAGAAAGATAGTGGTCAAACTCAAGGGCCACAGGTTGATGTCAAGACATCTAGCTGCAATGTGGTTGTGACCGTCAAGTTGGGAAGTTCTGCATCGTCATCTGGTCGGGTGGTGGGTACATTGGTAGGAGCAGCCGCTATGGTCGGCCTTCTCGGCGCATCAGTTTAA
- the SRS40E gene encoding SAG-related sequence SRS40E (encoded by transcript TGME49_224760~Gene product name based on ToxoDB Community Expert Annotation.~Signal peptide predicted by SignalP 2.0 HMM (probability 0.981) with cleavage site probability 0.716 at residue 39~Predicted trans-membrane domain (TMHMM2.0):20-40:370-393) yields MVRTARIEQRRRGFKSKVRKLLAVCMGGVLLLSSRQAVAIPHEGSLRRSLSDSSPATNKIVPTFNKQVATCTVPSDSAGRNGATATITALTLSKENLSATLKCSGANYVAVPESMKKVCSATVNDATLAGCKAAADNKEEKQITLQGLLGSSGPIEWTKASKEGELAKDGEEWTLQLQESDLPLTDKAFFVGCDNKAVAGKDVQTSSKECKVDFNVKARPSFVAENNVVTCAYGKESNPEPLKVEMTTEMNTLTIQCGSQGVLNPKSYTATFCDPQDTDMQNCTEKKFEAILPSFVETWWAARSKDQSATLTIPEAEFPQSEQQFRLSCIYKEAQSTGTNTAEKVGENSDSAKAAPTSNCHVIVTVTARSSTSSSGHLVTTVAGAAALTGLLAGSY; encoded by the coding sequence ATGGTGAGGACAGCGAGGATCGAGCAACGGCGACGGGGATTCAAGTCCAAGGTCCGCAAGTTGTTGGCGGTGTGCATGGGTGGAGTTTTGTTGCTCTCAAGCAGGCAAGCCGTTGCAATACCACATGAAGGTAGTTTGCGTCGTAGTTTGAGTGATTCATCACCAGCAACCAATAAGATTGTACCAACGTTCAACAAGCAGGTCGCTACGTGCACCGTGCCTTCTGATTCTGCAGGGAGAAATGGCGCCACAGCTACCATCACTGCATTGACACTGTCGAAAGAAAATTTGAGTGCTACTTTGAAATGTTCTGGTGCAAACTATGTGGCAGTTCCCGAAAGCATGAAGAAAGTCTGTTCCGCGACGGTGAACGACGCAACCCTTGCAGGTTGCAAGGCTGCTGCTGAtaacaaagaagagaagcagatcACCCTGCAAGGGCTACTGGGGTCCAGCGGCCCTATTGAGTGGACGAAAGCATCTAAGGAAGGCGAACTGGCAAAAGATGGCGAGGAATGGACCCTGCAGCTTCAAGAGTCAGATCTTCCATTAACTGACAAGGCATTCTTCGTCGGCTGTGACAACAAAGCAGTTGCAGGAAAAGACGTTCAGACCTCCTCAAAGGAGTGCAAAGTGGACTTTAATGTCAAAGCGAGACCTTCTTTCGTTGCCGAGAACAACGTTGTCACCTGCGCATACGGCAAGGAAAGCAACCCGGAACCCTTGAAGGTTGAGATGACAACAGAAATGAACACTCTCACGATTCAATGTGGTTCCCAGGGTGTCCTCAATCCTAAAAGCTATACAGCCACGTTCTGCGATCCTCAGGACACAGACATGCAGAactgcacagagaagaagttTGAGGCTATCCTTCCTTCGTTTGTGGAGACCTGGTGGGCGGCACGCAGCAAAGATCAATCGGCCACTTTGACAATCCCCGAGGCGGAGTTCCCGCAGTCGGAGCAGCAGTTCCGTTTGAGTTGCATCTATAAGGAGGCTCAAAGCACTGGGACCAACACTGCAGAGAAGGTGGGCGAAAATTCAGACTCGGCCAAGGCTGCCCCAACGTCCAATTGCCATGTCATTGTGACGGTCACGGCAAGAAGCTCCACATCGTCATCTGGTCATCTGGTAACTACAGTCGCCGGTGCTGCCGCTTTGACAGGGCTTCTTGCTGGTTCCTACTGA
- the SRS40A gene encoding SAG-related sequence SRS40A (encoded by transcript TGME49_224790~Gene product name based on ToxoDB Community Expert Annotation.~Signal peptide predicted by SignalP 2.0 HMM (probability 0.997) with cleavage site probability 0.698 at residue 39~Predicted trans-membrane domain (TMHMM2.0):20-39): MTKAARMEQRRRGFKSGARKLLAMCSSGVLLLSIGQAAAEYLREGALQRNLQYLSGGSTQSTPVFKDQIATCKLTDASSKVEGETTPRLTLSKENLTATLQCSGKNNEKVPSSIEKVCSATVAAATVATCKSPDTAEQQQVTLRSLLGSSQHIVWHKSEVTPEELKEGEEWTLQLQESDLPLTDKAFFVGCDVKANPTEVKSPSPECKVDVNVKARPSFVVDNNVVTCAYGGESNPKTLEVQMTTEKNTFTIQCGSEGSINPPTYVTEYCDPSGEVSKCTQKKFEGILPAFAESWWKSAEENRSATLTIPVTDFPESQQQFRVGCVYKREGTFGSNSPGKTGDNVNAPTNATTSNCNVVVTLTPGSSASSYDQMVTTIAGAAALMGLLIGFV, from the coding sequence ATGACGAAAGCAGCGAGAATGGAGCAACGACGCAGAGGGTTCAAGTCGGGGGCCCGCAAGTTGTTGGCGATGTGCTCCAGTGGTGTTTTGTTGCTCTCAATCGGACAAGCTGCTGCGGAGTATTTGCGTGAAGGAGCTCTGCAGCGTAATTTGCAATACTTATCAGGCGGATCGACTCAGAGTACACCAGTATTCAAAGACCAAATCGCCACATGCAAGTTGACAGACGCTAGTAGCAAAGTCGAAGGGGAAACGACTCCCAGGTTGACTCTGTCGAAAGAAAATTTGACAGCTACGCTGCAGTGCTCTGGCAAAAACAATGAGAAAGTTCCCAGCAGCATTGAGAAAGTCTGCTCTGCTACGGTTGCAGCAGCGACGGTAGCTACCTGCAAGTCTCCTGATACCGCAGAGCAGCAACAGGTTACGCTGCGGTCTCTCCTGGGCTCAAGCCAGCACATAGTGTGGCACAAATCCGAGGTGACTCCGGAAGAGctgaaggaaggcgaggagtgGACCTTGCAGCTACAGGAGTCAGACCTTCCATTAACTGACAaggccttcttcgtcggctgTGACGTCAAGGCAAATCCAACTGAAGTTAAGTCCCCATCACCAGAGTGCAAAGTAGACGTTAATGTCAAAGCTAGACCTTCTTTCGTTGTCGACAACAACGTTGTCACCTGCGCATACGGCGGGGAAAGCAACCCTAAGACCTTGGAGGTTCAGAtgacaacagagaagaacacatTCACTATTCAGTGTGGTTCTGAGGGTTCCATCAATCCTCCAACCTATGTAACCGAGTACTGCGATCCCAGTGGAGAAGTGTCCAAGTGCACGCAGAAGAAGTTTGAAGGGATTCTTCCGGCATTTGCTGAGAGCTGGTGGAAGAGCGCGGAAGAGAATCGCTCCGCGACTCTGACAATCCCGGTGACGGACTTTCCCGAGTCACAACAGCAGTTCCGTGTGGGTTGCGTGTACAAAAGGGAGGGAACTTTTGGATCTAATTCTCCAGGGAAGACAGGCGACAATGTAAACGCACCCACAAATGCTACTACATCCAACTGCAATGTTGTTGTGACTCTCACGCCTGGAAGCTCTGCATCGTCATATGATCAAATGGTAACTACAATCGCTGGTGCGGCCGCTTTGATGGGCCTGTTGATAGGGTTCGTTTAA
- a CDS encoding hypothetical protein (encoded by transcript TGME49_224730), protein MSAICRPRLALAAAKAAAARLRPGPSESRAAAFAENWQASGKPQWARVCEERHFPMLQKLQPCFPLYRDVLAAMEQADFKPAGLVVNSEAQAKLGEFFLCCACALRPQEVESAGADNAALLRVAQRTAEKDFEPWLQEVRSFVSDFDATLADQVEAAALLRAHDEGRFWEASFAAAAPDLFDALVAAAEKADAETVNRSDESSSSPSLSSVSSPPLSSSASSPPSCPPSSCGTSSSVSFSESSPPSGSSPSVSVASSPSSSEPASSSLRGEETESSSEPTELEKAIVSENEDLAVQIYERWLVAVSQPIKRELRDALSHFGLLVVKEELEEAARSRGKE, encoded by the exons aTGTCTGCGATTTGCAGGCCGCGGCTGGCGCTGGCGGctgcgaaggcggcggcggcgcgtcTGCGGCCGGGGCCTTCGGAGTCGCGAGCGGCGGCGTTTGCGGAGAATTGGCAGGCGAGTGGAAAGCCGCAGTGGGCGCGAGTCTGCGAGGAGCGACATTTCCCGATGCTTCAGAAGCTGCAGCCTTGCTTTCCTCTGTACCGAGATGTCTTGGCGGCCATGGAGCAGGCAGACTTCAAG CCTGCAGGGCTCGTGGTGAATtcggaggcgcaggcgaaaCTCGGagagttttttctgtgttgcgCATGCGCACTGCGTCCCCAGG AAGTCGAATCGGCCGGAGCAGACAACGCCGCTCTGCTTCGCGTCGCCCAGAggactgcagagaaagacttCGAGCCCTGGCTGCAGGAAGTGCGG TCCTTTGTCTCAGACTTCGACGCGACGCTTGCAGACCAGGTCGAGGCTGCTGCCCTTCTCCGG GCACACGACGAGGGGCGTTTCTGGGAAGCGAGCTTCGCGGCTGCGGCACCCGACCTCTTCGATGCGTTGGTCgccgctgcagagaaagctgACGCCGAGACTGTGAATCGCAGTGATGAATCGAGCTCATCCCCATccttgtcttctgtctcttcgcctcccctttcttcgtctgcctcctctcctccctcttgtCCTCCGTCCTCTTGTGGTAcctcgtcgtctgtctctttttcggagtcttctcctccctctgggtcttctccctctgtttctgtcgcttcttctccctcgtcttctgagCCTGCTTCCTCATCGctgagaggcgaagagactgAAAGCAGCAGCGAGCCGACAGAGTTGGAGAAAGCTATTGTTTCCGAGAACGAAGACTTGGCTGTGCAAAT TTACGAGAGGTGGCTGGTTGCTGTCTCGCAGCCTATCAAGCGAGAGCTCCGCGATGCTCTCTCTCACTTCGGCTTGCTGGTGGTGAAAGAAGAACTTGAAGAGGCGGCGAGATCTCGAGGAAAAGAATAA
- the SRS40F gene encoding SAG-related sequence SRS40F (encoded by transcript TGME49_224750~Gene product name based on ToxoDB Community Expert Annotation.~Signal peptide predicted by SignalP 2.0 HMM (probability 0.994) with cleavage site probability 0.682 at residue 37~Predicted trans-membrane domain (TMHMM2.0):20-39), whose translation MARTARVEQRRGGFKSKARKFVAVCVGGVLLLSGGQAAADYLREGAAQRSLEGLQQGATQTGPVFSGQTASCTLTGDTRAQAQAATSLTLSKEKPTITLRCSGANNQAVPKDMQQVCSETSGEATVANCKDANGKRTTLQSLLGSSPEAVWKKSNTTTEDKNNGEEWTLELKESDLPLTDKAFFVGCDKSTSSAPQPESSVKETSAECKVDVNVKARPSSVADNNVVTCAYGNESNPEPLKVEMTTVKNTLTIQCGSQGSLSPTTYETQYCDPQEALENCTEKKFEEILPAFVTSWWSEGADKTSVKLEIPETDFPQSEQQFRVQCIPKDTVADPPTIQGKNEDDTETAARMSACNVIVTVMAGSSASSSGQMVATAAGAAALTGLFIGLL comes from the coding sequence ATGGCGAGGACAGCGAGGGTCGAGCAGAGACGTGGCGGGTTCAAGTCCAAGGCCCGAAAGTTCGTGGCGGTGTGCGTGGGTGGAGTGTTGTTGCTCTCTGGCGGACAAGCTGCTGCAGATTATTTGCGCGAAGGAGCTGCTCAGCGCAGTTTAGAAGGCTTACAACAAGGTGCAACCCAGACTGGACCGGTGTTCAGCGGCCAGACCGCATCATGCACCTTAACAGGTGATACGCGGGCTCAGGCGCAAGCTGCTACGAGTTTGACGTTGTCAAAAGAGAAGCCGACTATTACGCTGCGGTGCTCGGGAGCGAATAACCAGGCAGTTCCCAAAGATATGCAGCAAGTATGTTCCGAGACGagtggagaagcgacggTAGCTAATTGCAAGGATGCTAATGGGAAGCGGACCACGCTGCAATCTCTCTTGGGGTCAAGCCCGGAGGCTGTGTGGAAGAAATCTAACACCACAACCGAAGACAAAAATAATGGTGAGGAGTGGACCTTAGAGTTAAAGGAGTCAGACCTCCCATTAACTGACAAGGCATTCTTCGTCGGTTGCGACAAAAGTACCTCCAGCGCACCGCAACCTGAATCGTCTGTCAAGGAGACATCGGCGGAGTGCAAAGTCGATGTTAACGTGAAAGCAAGACCCTCTTCTGTTGCAGACAACAACGTTGTCACTTGCGCCTATGGTAACGAAAGCAACCCTGAGCCCTTGAAGGTAGAGATGACAACAGTGAAAAACACTCTCACAATTCAGTGTGGTTCCCAAGGTTCTCTCAGTCCTACGACCTATGAAACCCAGTACTGTGATCCTCAGGAAGCTCTGGAGAACTGCACGGAGAAGAAGTTTGAGGAAATTCTGCCGGCATTTGTGACCAGCTGGTGGTCAGAAGGGGCCGACAAAACTTCCGTCAAGCTGGAAATTCCGGAGACAGACTTTCCTCAGTCAGAACAGCAGTTCCGTGTCCAATGCATTCCGAAAGATACTGTGGCGGATCCCCCAACAATTCAGGGAAAGAATGAAGACgacacggagacagctgctcGTATGTCGGCTTGCAATGTGATTGTTACTGTCATGGCCGGCAGCTCTGCATCATCATCTGGTCAAATGGTAGCTACAGCCGCAGGTGCGGCCGCTTTGACAGGACTGTTTATCGGGTTATTGTAA
- the SRS40B gene encoding SAG-related sequence SRS40B (encoded by transcript TGME49_224780~Gene product name based on ToxoDB Community Expert Annotation.~Signal peptide predicted by SignalP 2.0 HMM (probability 0.956) with cleavage site probability 0.647 at residue 18), protein MAVCMSGVLFLSSGQAIADYLREEALQRNLQDEWKGATQMGPEFSGHTATCTLPSDSARRNGTAATITALTLSKENLSATLKCAGKSYVAISEQLKTVCLPTVSEPTVAKCKAHKQDSVITQVGLHALLDGNVVTCAYGQDSNHDPLKMEMTTEKNTLTISYGTDGSLHSKSYTIHYCDPQQGLQKYEEKDYVGIIPAFVERWWTKVDETGSSTLTMP, encoded by the exons ATGGCGGTGTGCATGAGTGGagttttgtttctctccagtggACAAGCTATTGCAGATTATTTGCGGGAAGAAGCTCTGCAGCGAAATTTGCAAGACGAATGGAAGGGCGCTACCCAGATGGGACCGGAATTCAGCGGCCATACCGCTACATGCACCTTGCCATCTGATTCTGCAAGGAGAAATGGCACCGCAGCTACCATCACTGCATTGACACTGTCGAAAGAAAATTTGAGCGCTACTCTGAAGTGTGCTGGCAAAAGCTACGTGGCCATCTCCGAACAGTTGAAAACAGTCTGTTTACCGACGGTTTCGGAGCCGACGGTGGCCAAGTGCAAGGCTCATAAGCAGGATAGCGTCATCACTCAGGTCGGGCTGCACGCTCTCCTGG ACGGCAACGTTGTTACCTGCGCCTACGGCCAGGACAGCAACCATGACCCCTTGAAGATGGAGATGACAACGGAAAAGAACACTCTAACCATTAGTTATGGTACCGATGGCTCTCTTCACTCTAAGTCATACACAATTCACTATTGCGACCCTCAGCAAGGGTTGCAGAAatacgaagagaaggactaTGTGGGTATCATTCCTGCGTTTGTTGAGAGGTGGTGGACAAAGGTTGACGAGACAGGCTCTTCCACTTTGACAATGCCGTAG
- a CDS encoding hypothetical protein (encoded by transcript TGME49_224740), whose amino-acid sequence MRKKLREETSDRESASEEDRKKRRRNKEDESSDSSSSSESEKERTNKKATKKSKKKEKKKKKKKKKGKSFGSHLEDAPPPYDEFEVRRLLTGLLKKSRFLDTELEGLFSNLDDKQSVFLDGLPDATLRKKLRHLFRALRLEEVREDDSVGFKKGKTLSSLSLRRVVRALCREIKASLPLPEVECVVAAASSPGCARPTENPTEGDGGDTSGRGSGDTADATETIAGWRTVDMTVAGPALPPGFDAAPHQDEKDSDEDVEFCGPSAPEAEGAAKRAREEWMLEAPAYLKKTFATNSKMEKIMEQKRREDAEAEQMRAAMEEWNRKHRAKSLREMAETGEVEDGREMYKKWKQAMWAQNLWGKSAAEQRAVEEGKDEPNAGQPWRRFDRERDLDTRQTSREDYNKLVAKASELNSRFTSTWQSSFL is encoded by the exons ATGAGGAAGAAACTGAGGGAGGAGACTTCGGACAGAGAGTCggccagcgaagaagacaggaaaaagagaagacggaacaAGGAGGACGAGTCGAGCGATTCGTCCTCCAGCtccgagagcgagaaggagaggacgaacaagaaggccaccaagaagagcaagaagaaggagaagaaaaaaaagaaaaagaagaaaaaggggaaaTCTTTCGGCTCACACCTTGAAGACGCT CCGCCGCCGTACGACGAATTCGAAGTTCGACGGCTCCTCACAGGTTtgctgaagaagagccgATTTCTTGACACAGAG CTTGAAGGCCTCTTCTCCAACCTTGACGACAAACAGAGCGTCTTCCTGGACGGCCTTCCCGACGCGACTCTCCGCAAGAAACTTCGGCACTTGTTCCGAGCCTTACGACTTGAGGAG gtgagagaagacgacagtGTTGGATTCAAGAAAGGCAAGAcgctgtcgtctctgtctctgcggcgaGTCGTTCGCGCTCTCTGTCGAGAAATCAaggcctctctccctctgcctgAAGTTGAGTGCGTCGTCGCTGCAGCGTCGTCGCCAGGCTGTGCTCGCCCCACGGAAAACCccacagaaggagacggtGGAGACACCTCCGGAAGAGGCAGTGGAGACACAGCCGACGCAACGGAGACTATCGCGGGTTGGCGAACGGTAGACATGACGGTGGCGGGGCCGGCGTTGCCGCCTGGATTCGACGCGGCTCCACATCAAGACGAGAAAGATTCAGACGAAGAC GTGGAGTTCTGCGGACCGTCTGCTCCCGAAGCAGAAGGCGCCGCAAAGCGTGCACGCGAAGAGTGGATGTTGGAGGCTCCTGCATACTTGAAGAAGACCTTCGCAACCAACAGCAAAATGGAGA AAATCATggaacagaaacgcagagaagatgcagaggctGAGCAAATGCGAGCTGCTATGGAAGAGTGGAATCGAAAGCATCGAGCGAAGAGTTTAAGAGAAATGGCTGAAACGG GAGAAGTTGAAGACGGCAGGGAAATGTACAAAAAGTGGAAGCAGGCGATGTGGGCGCAGAACCTCTGGGGAAAGTCCGCGGCGGAGCAGCGAGCCGTCGAAGAGGGG AAGGACGAACCGAATGCTGGCCAGCCGTGGAGACGCTTCGATCGAGAACGAGACCTCGAC ACTCGACAGACTTCACGGGAAGACTACAATAAACTG GTGGCGAAGGCGTCGGAGCTGAACAGTCGCTTTACATCAACATGGCAATCGAGCTTTTTGTag